The Stieleria maiorica genome includes the window CCGTTTCGATGACTTCACGCAGCACCGGCAATCGCAGCCCGACCAGGAGCTGGGAACTGGCTTCGCCGCCGACGAGATTGCCGACGATGACCGCGGTGTGCTCGCGGTCCAGCTTGGACTCGTATCCGGATGCCTGGAGCGCCTCGGCGACCGTGTCCAGGATCATGAACTGGAGCGGATCGGCGTTGGCGACTTGTTTCGGCGGAACGCGATGCCGTCGCCAATCGTATTGGTAATCGCGGATAAACCCGCCGACCCAATGTTTGGCGTCGTCCCCATGATCCAGCGTGACATCCCAGCGGTCGGCCGGGACGGGGATCTTGGGATCTCGACCCGATGACATCAGGTCCCAAAACTGATCGATCGTCCGTGCTCCGGGCACCAGCAGTGCGGCACCGACCACGGCAATCGATCGGTCCTCGGGCGCCGTGTCGCGGCGAGATCGTAAACGGATGGACGTGTCCGGCAAATATTCCTCCAACACGACATGCACATTCAAGCCGCCGATTCCGAACGCGTTGACGCCGGCCCGCCGTGGTCCGTCCGGCGGCGGATCCGGCCAGGGGATCGCGGTGGTCGGCAATTGAAAGGGCGCGGCCGCCCAATCCACGTTGGGGCTCGGCCGGCGCAGATTGATCAGCGGCGGGATCATGCGGTGCTGCATCGCCAGCACCGTTTTGACCAGCCCGGCCAGTCCGGCGGCTTCCAGCGTGTGGCCGATGTTGGCTTTGACGCTGCCGAGGGGAATCTTGCGATCCGGCGGTCGCCCGAACGATTCGTTGAAGGCCTCGGCCAAGCTATTGATCTCCGTCGAATCACCGACCGGCGTCGACGTCGCGTGGGCTTCGACATACTGAACCGAGCTCGGCGTCACGTCGGCCGAATAGGCGCGGCGGACGGCAGCGATTTGACCTTCACGTCGCGGCGCCCACAGGCTTTTCCCTTTGCCGTCGGAGGAAACGCCGATGCCGCGGATCACCGCGCGGATCGGATCCTTGTCCGCCAGGGCGCGCTCGAGTGTTTTCACAACCGCGACGACGTAGCCTTCTGCGGCGACCAGCCCGTCGGCGTCGGCATCAAAGGGACGTGAACCGGTGGCACTGACGGTTTGCGCCTGCGAAAACAGAATCAAAGCGTCCAGCTTGCAATAGGACAGGCCGCCGATCACGGCCAAGTCGATGTCGCCCGTTTGCAGCGCGTGGGCGCCGGCGGCCAACGCGACCAGCGAAGAACTGCACGCGGCGTTGATCGACAGACAAGGGCCGTCCAGCCCGAAGGCTTTGGAGATCAGCCGCGCCGCTTCGGAGCTTTCCAGCAACGGCCCGCCGCCGGGATTCCGCTTCGGTAGATCACGACGCACCCGAGCGGTCGTCTCGGCGACCAACGCTGCTTGCTCACGAGGAGCCAGCCTGGAAACGTGGTCCGTTTGACGAAGACAATCCATCGCCTGGGCAGCCATGACGCCGAGCGTCAATTCGCCGATCAAGTTGGAACCGCGCTGATGGCCGACGAACACACCGCCTCGTGTCGACTCGGTAGCGTGCGGATCCAGTCCGGCATCGCGAATCGCTTGACCGGCGACCTGGCACAAGTCCAAATGCGAGTGATCGGCGTTTTCGATGTCGTGATCGGTCAGACGAAACGGTTCGATGGGTGCCGTGCGGTCGCCGACAATCCCGCCGATCTTGGAATAGGTCTTTCCGAATTGTCCCGGTTCGGGATCGTAATACCGCCGCTGGTCCAGTCGCTCGGCGGGAAGTTCCGCGATCGCGCTGCGGCCTTCGATCATCAGCGACCAGTATTCGTCCAAATCGCTCGCGCCGGGCAAACGGCAGGCCATCCCGATCACGGCCAAGGGCGTGTCAGCGGATCGGTTTTCCGAGGGTGGATGGTTGGGGGCGGAATTCATCATTCGGTTCTGCTGCGACAGGCACGCGGCGGTGCGTGTTTGGCTACTCGTGCGCAGCTACACGTGTGCGGCTACACGTGTGCAGCGGCTCCCCCATCGACGGTGAGGGTCGTCGCTTGAATCAGATCACTGATCGGGCTGGACAAAAACGCGACGGCGTTGGCGACGTCGGACGCTTCCAATTGCCGTTGTCCCATCATCGTCTTGGCCGTTCGGGCGGCAAACATCTTTTCCGCATCCGGAATGCGACGCGTCGAATCGGTTTCGACCAGACCGGATTTGACCACGTTGACGTTGATGCGACGATCCCCCAGTTCCAAGGCCAAGTGTCGCGTGATGCTTTCCAAGGCCGCCTTTGAGCCGCCGATCAAGCCGTACATCGGCAGTGCCAGGTGTGACCCGTGGCTGGAAATCGCGATCACTTTGCCACGGTCGCGCGCGTTTTCCAGCAGCGGCACGGCGGCTTTGACCAGATGGACCAGCGCGAGCACGTTGGTGTTCATCGCCGCGGCGAAGTGTCTGGGGTTGGAGGCCAGCAGCGGGCGGAATCCGCCGGTCGCGGCGTTGCTGACCAGGATGTCCAGTTGCCCGATTTCTTGCTCGATGAATTCGAACATCGACTGCACATCGTCTTCTTCGCTGACGTCGGCGCGGATGATCCAACAGCGTCGCCCCAGCGACTGAATCTCTTTGGCGGTCGCCAACGCTTCATTCTGGGACGTGACATAGTTGACGATCACGTCACACCCCGCTTCGGCCAACGTGATCGCCACCGCGCGACCGATCCCCCGCGAGCTTCCGGTGACGAGGGCGACTTTCTCTTTCAGATCAATCATGATGGATTCTTAGTGTGGTGCTCGGTGTTCTCAACCTTGTAGCAGACATTGGCGGCTGCCCGTTTCACACTGGCTCCCTTCTCCCCCGGCCTTGCGGGGGAGAAGGGCTGGAGATGAGAGGGCCAGCACTGTGATTTGTGTGGACGCTGAGGCCCGACGGACACGCTGCCAACGAGCGAGCTCGTTCGTGCGATCGCGATGATCGCGTCATCGTAAACCCTCAATCGCACGTCCGCCGTGCGTCGGGTTTCGTAGTCAACGGTGCAGCCCTCGGCAGTGACTCGGGCAATCTGAACGTGGCGGGGGCGAAACGGTTCGCCGTCATTGCATGCTTTGAACGCTGCCTCCTTCGCCGCCCATCCCGCGGCGATCGTCCATCGGCGGTTCTCCAATCGGTGACGTTCCGCGGTCGAGAACCAGGCTTGCGCGAAACTGTCGGGCAAGGCGGTGCGATCGATCGCATCGACGCCGATTCGACACCCCTCGGGGGGATCGAGGTCATGATGGTTGTGGCCTACCGCGGCAACCGTGATCGACGCACAGTGGGCGAGCGACAGATCGATCGGTTGCCGGACGTCATTTCGATAGACGACCGGACGGCGACCGCGTCGCGCCGATGCGCGTGAAAGGATCTGCCACTTCAGCGGCGAGTCATCGGCATCGGAGAACATCTCAACGAGCAGTTGTTTCGCGCACCACCGTCCGCCGATCCAGTCCCGGCGTCGATTCGGCGCCCGAAAGCAATCCAGTTCGTCGATCTCGGGCGGTGTCAGCCACGACCGGAGCGTCATCGGCCAAGGGGGAGTGGACGCGGTCGTGCCCCGTCGCGCGGTCACCGTCATCCACGATTCGCTGCAAGAGATCCTCATACGCCGATTCCTATTGCATCGGCGATGTAGTCGAAGACGTCCTGCAAGGTCGGGAAATCGTCCAGCGTTAATGATTCGTCCGGCGTGATCTGAAAGTGCTGTCCGAGTTCGCCGAACAGTTGTGCCTTCTTGATCGAATCGATCCCCAGGTCGGCTTCCATGTCGGCGTCCATCTCGACAAACTCCGGCGGGTACCCGGTCTGTTCGACGATGAAATTGACCAGGTACTCCTGCAAGTCCGTTGTCGTCCAATCCTGTGGCCCGTTCGATTCAGATGGTGATGGAACGCTTGCCTCGATCGGTTGAGATTCGTTTGATATCGGCCGGATCATGCCAGCGTCCGCGATTCCAGCTGGATTTGCGTCCGATGGCATGGGGCTTTTGCCAGACAACACCGATTGCCACTGGGCGATCGGAACGCTCTCGGCTTGGACGGCGTGCAGGTCTTCGGCCAGGGCATCGATCGTCGTGCGGATTTGTTCTTCGCTGTGCCGTGCGGTGATCATGAAACGCAGTCGTGCCGCGTCGTTTTCCACCGCCGGATAAACGATCGGTTGAATGTCGATGCCGCGGTCAAGCAGTCGACGAGACAGCAGCAACGCAGTGTGCGAGTTGCCGACCATGATCGGGACGACCGGCGTGTCGCGGGCCGGACCGGTATCGAGCCCACGCTGTCTGGCCAGTTCCAGTAGCAGCCGGGCGTTATTTTGCAGCTTGGCAACCCGCTGGGGTTGTTGTTGCAGCAGTCGCAGCGACGCCAGGGCGGCGCCGGCACTGCCCGGTGACAGGGCGACCGTGTAAATGAATCCCGGCGTGCTGTACTTCAGGTATTCGATCAGCTCGCGGCTGCCGGCGACAAATCCTCCACCGCTGCCGAACGCTTTGCTGAGCGTTCCGACCCACAAGTCGATTTCGCCGGAATCGAGACCAAAGAACTCGGGGCTGCCGCGGCCGGTGGTTCCCATCGTGCCGATGGCGTGGGCGTCATCGACCAACAGAAACGCGTCGTGTCGCCGTTTGATGTCCAGAAATGCCGGCAGGTCCGGGTGATCGCCGTCCATGCTGTAGGCACCTTCGATGGCGATCAACGTGCGCCCGTACTTGTGCCGGATTTTTTGCAGTTGGCGATCCAAAGCCACGCTGTCGTTGTGCGGAAAACTCAGTCGCTGTGCCCCCGACAGCTCGGCGCCTTGGATGATGCAGTTGTGGGCGAGCGAGTCGTGAATGACCAGATCACCGGGGCCGAACAGATGCCCGATGATCGATTCGTTGGCGGCGTAGCCCGACGAGAAGACCAACGTCGCTTCGACGCCCAAGAACCTGGCCAATTCGTCTTCGAGTTCGCGGTGCAGCGGTTTGCCCGCGATCAGACGGCTGGCGGAAACACTGGTGCCGTAGCGATCGATCGCCTCTTTGGCGGCAGCCGAGACGATCGGGTCACCGGACATGCCCAGGTAGTTCGAACTGCAGAACGTGACGACCTGTTTGCCGTCGACGCGCGTGGTGTCTTGGGTGACGCTTTCGTGTTCGGCGAAATACGGAATCGACAACCCCGCAAAATCGAGCAAGTCTTTCGTGCGGTTGATCCGCTTGGCGTCGGGGATCAGATCGAGGTTTCGATCCGGGCGATCTGCGGTCGTCGTGATTGAATCGCCCGCGCGGCGGTCGTGGGGGGATGGGGTGTTGTGATGGAGCGGTTGGTTGGGTTCCGGCACGTCGGGAAACCGCAGGCTAGCGCCATGCGGCTGATCGGGTGCCCGCACGCTGGCGGCATGCGGCTGATCGGGTGCCCGCAGGCTGGCGTCATGCGGCTGATCGGGTGCCCGCAGGCTGGCGCCATGCGGCTGATCGGGGGCATGCAGGCTGGCGCCGTGCGGCTGATCGGGGGCTGGTGTTCGGCGGCTGGGTTCGACCGGCGGAGCGGATGTAGCGTCCGATGCGGCAAGGTAATCGAAGATATGTTGCAGGGTGGGGAAATCGTCCAGCGTGAGCGTTTCGTCGGGCGTGATCGCGAAGTGTTCGCCGAGCTCGCCGAACATCTGCGCTTTCTTGATCGAATCGATTCCCAGGTCTGCTTCCAGGTCAGCGTCCATCTCGACGAACTCCGGCGGATAACCGGTTTGTTCGACGACAAACCGGTTCAGGAACTCTTTCAGTTGGTCGTCGGACAAACCGGTCGAGACGGAGTCAGTCGGGGCGGCATGGAGGTGGTTGCTGCGAGTCGGGGCGGGCGTTTGTGTCGGCGCAGGCGTGTTTGTCGGGAGGGTCAGG containing:
- a CDS encoding SDR family oxidoreductase; the protein is MIDLKEKVALVTGSSRGIGRAVAITLAEAGCDVIVNYVTSQNEALATAKEIQSLGRRCWIIRADVSEEDDVQSMFEFIEQEIGQLDILVSNAATGGFRPLLASNPRHFAAAMNTNVLALVHLVKAAVPLLENARDRGKVIAISSHGSHLALPMYGLIGGSKAALESITRHLALELGDRRINVNVVKSGLVETDSTRRIPDAEKMFAARTAKTMMGQRQLEASDVANAVAFLSSPISDLIQATTLTVDGGAAAHV
- a CDS encoding 4'-phosphopantetheinyl transferase superfamily protein, whose protein sequence is MRISCSESWMTVTARRGTTASTPPWPMTLRSWLTPPEIDELDCFRAPNRRRDWIGGRWCAKQLLVEMFSDADDSPLKWQILSRASARRGRRPVVYRNDVRQPIDLSLAHCASITVAAVGHNHHDLDPPEGCRIGVDAIDRTALPDSFAQAWFSTAERHRLENRRWTIAAGWAAKEAAFKACNDGEPFRPRHVQIARVTAEGCTVDYETRRTADVRLRVYDDAIIAIARTSSLVGSVSVGPQRPHKSQCWPSHLQPFSPARPGEKGASVKRAAANVCYKVENTEHHTKNPS